One genomic region from Natrinema caseinilyticum encodes:
- a CDS encoding sulfatase, translating into MDRTRSSNVLFVVLDTVRKDHLGPYGYERETTPALSRFAEEATVFESAIAPAPWTLPVHASLFTGLYPSQHGADQGSPYLDGVTTLATVLSSAGYDTACYSSNAWITPYTSLTDGFDDHDSFFEVLPRDVLSGPLASAWQAVNDNDYLRELASKLVRLGAMAHAKLASGEGADSKTPSVIDRTKSFIDESDSDAGWFAFVNLMDAHLPYYPPEEHRERFAPGVDPDDVCQNSKEYNSGARAIDDDEWEAIRGLYDAEISHMDAELGRIFDWLRETGQWEETTVIVCADHGELHGEHDLYGHEFALYDQLINVPLLVKHPELGAERRDDLVELLDLYHTTLDALHVDPADLGETTGDEAAVARDPTRSLLSSDYRRFDGAAETDPGQRAVLEGDDGDYAFVEYAQPVIELHHLEEKASEAGIDLSDDHRAYSRLRAARSTDAKYVRADRIPDEGYRLDDDPAEESPVGPADDEIVDATERALARFEEAVGGAWDDPDERVADDRDALADADEETRDRLRELGYLE; encoded by the coding sequence ATGGACAGGACTCGTTCGTCGAACGTCCTCTTCGTCGTTCTCGATACGGTCCGGAAGGATCACCTCGGACCATACGGCTACGAACGGGAGACGACGCCAGCACTCTCGCGGTTCGCCGAGGAGGCGACCGTGTTCGAATCGGCGATCGCTCCTGCACCGTGGACACTGCCCGTTCACGCCTCGTTGTTCACCGGGCTCTATCCGAGCCAGCACGGGGCCGACCAGGGGAGCCCGTACTTAGACGGCGTGACGACGCTCGCAACCGTTCTGTCGTCGGCCGGCTACGACACCGCGTGTTACTCTTCGAACGCCTGGATCACGCCCTATACCAGCCTCACCGACGGCTTCGACGACCACGATTCGTTCTTCGAGGTCCTTCCTCGAGACGTTCTCTCTGGCCCGCTGGCCAGCGCGTGGCAGGCAGTCAACGACAACGACTACCTCCGCGAGTTGGCGTCGAAGCTCGTCAGGCTCGGTGCGATGGCACACGCCAAACTCGCAAGCGGCGAGGGCGCCGACTCGAAGACGCCCTCGGTTATCGACCGGACGAAGTCGTTCATCGACGAGAGCGACAGCGATGCGGGCTGGTTCGCGTTCGTCAATCTGATGGACGCCCACCTCCCGTATTACCCACCCGAGGAACACCGCGAGCGCTTCGCTCCCGGTGTCGACCCCGACGACGTCTGCCAGAATTCCAAGGAGTACAACTCCGGGGCTCGAGCGATCGACGACGACGAGTGGGAGGCTATCCGTGGGCTCTACGACGCCGAAATCAGCCACATGGACGCCGAACTCGGCCGGATATTCGACTGGTTGCGCGAGACCGGCCAGTGGGAGGAGACCACCGTCATCGTCTGTGCTGACCACGGCGAACTCCACGGCGAACACGACCTGTACGGCCACGAGTTCGCCCTCTACGACCAGCTGATAAACGTCCCGTTACTGGTGAAACACCCCGAACTCGGCGCCGAGCGCCGCGACGATCTCGTCGAATTGCTGGACCTCTATCACACGACGCTGGATGCCCTGCACGTCGACCCGGCCGACCTGGGCGAAACGACCGGCGACGAAGCGGCCGTCGCACGCGATCCGACGCGCTCGCTCCTCTCGAGCGATTACCGCCGGTTCGACGGCGCGGCCGAGACGGATCCCGGACAGCGGGCTGTACTCGAGGGCGACGATGGCGATTACGCCTTCGTCGAGTACGCCCAACCGGTTATCGAACTCCATCACCTGGAGGAGAAAGCCAGCGAGGCGGGCATCGACCTGTCGGACGATCATCGGGCGTATTCGCGTCTCCGGGCCGCCCGATCCACCGATGCGAAGTACGTGCGTGCAGATCGTATCCCCGACGAAGGATACCGATTGGACGACGATCCGGCCGAGGAATCGCCCGTCGGCCCGGCCGACGACGAAATCGTCGACGCGACCGAACGCGCGCTCGCACGGTTCGAAGAGGCGGTCGGCGGTGCGTGGGACGACCCCGACGAACGGGTCGCAGACGACCGTGACGCGCTGGCGGACGCCGACGAGGAAACGCGGGACCGGCTCAGAGAACTCGGCTATCTCGAGTGA
- a CDS encoding family 16 glycosylhydrolase, whose translation MYEDNRSDRTDESTDNRLKRRSFLTTATAAAGTGVFGSSAAATPYDGSRHAIPGRIEAEDYDTDGSFWAFRDSTAGNAGGAYRSDDVDIEYGGDNFNIGWTESEEWLNYSATVESSGTYEVTAHVASNDGGGTFTLLQDQRGLTTFDVPDTGGWQSWTTVTARDVSFSSGTQVIRIYVEEGGFNLDWLEAGSGGDGPPEDGGGTDNYPNLDGDGWELVWSDEFDRGSIDASKWSFATGGGCGRNGRLNTDCSWGNQEEQYYTDGDNAWVENDRLIIEAREELAPNGQNPYTSARLVSEHTFEKQFGRVEVRARLPATQALWPAIWMLGQDISSVSWPDCGEIDIMELTGDDTDTVHQTIHGPGYSGGGGISADYSISGDFTREFHDFQLTWYDDMVKFWVDGTHVNTLTPADVGGNQWVFNDQFFLLLNVAVGGIMPGYPDERTQLPQRMEVEYVRVYDPI comes from the coding sequence ATGTACGAGGACAATCGTTCAGACCGGACGGACGAATCGACAGACAATCGACTGAAACGGCGGTCCTTCCTGACCACGGCGACGGCTGCCGCCGGGACGGGGGTGTTCGGCTCGAGCGCCGCTGCGACGCCGTACGACGGATCACGCCACGCGATCCCGGGCCGAATCGAGGCCGAAGACTACGATACCGACGGCTCCTTCTGGGCGTTTCGAGATTCCACGGCGGGCAACGCGGGCGGCGCCTATCGGTCGGACGATGTGGACATCGAGTACGGAGGCGATAACTTCAACATCGGGTGGACGGAGTCGGAGGAGTGGCTCAATTACTCCGCGACAGTCGAGTCGTCGGGGACGTACGAGGTCACTGCGCACGTGGCATCGAACGATGGCGGCGGGACGTTTACGCTCTTACAGGATCAGCGAGGCCTGACGACGTTCGACGTTCCCGACACCGGCGGCTGGCAATCCTGGACGACGGTGACCGCCCGCGACGTCTCGTTCTCGAGCGGAACCCAGGTGATCCGAATCTACGTCGAGGAGGGTGGCTTCAACCTCGACTGGCTCGAGGCCGGGAGCGGCGGCGACGGGCCGCCCGAAGATGGCGGCGGAACGGACAACTATCCGAATCTCGATGGCGACGGCTGGGAACTCGTCTGGAGCGACGAGTTCGACCGGGGTTCGATCGATGCCTCGAAGTGGAGCTTCGCGACCGGCGGCGGCTGCGGCCGGAACGGCCGGTTGAACACCGACTGTTCCTGGGGCAACCAGGAAGAGCAGTACTACACGGACGGCGACAACGCCTGGGTCGAGAACGATCGGCTGATAATCGAAGCTCGGGAAGAACTGGCTCCGAACGGCCAGAACCCCTACACCTCAGCCCGGCTGGTCTCGGAGCACACGTTCGAGAAACAGTTCGGGCGCGTCGAGGTGCGCGCCAGGTTGCCCGCAACGCAGGCTCTGTGGCCCGCCATCTGGATGCTCGGGCAGGACATCTCCAGCGTGAGCTGGCCGGACTGCGGTGAAATCGACATTATGGAGCTGACGGGCGACGACACGGACACCGTCCACCAGACGATCCACGGCCCCGGCTACTCCGGTGGCGGTGGCATTTCCGCGGACTACAGCATTTCGGGAGACTTCACGCGGGAGTTCCACGACTTCCAGCTCACGTGGTACGACGACATGGTGAAGTTCTGGGTCGACGGCACCCACGTCAATACGCTCACTCCCGCGGACGTCGGTGGCAACCAGTGGGTGTTCAACGACCAGTTCTTCCTCCTGCTCAACGTCGCGGTCGGCGGCATCATGCCCGGCTATCCCGACGAACGCACCCAGCTACCCCAGCGCATGGAGGTCGAATACGTGCGGGTGTACGACCCGATCTGA
- a CDS encoding universal stress protein, with protein sequence MSTRILVPIDGSDPANAALEHALAIAAERGATVHLLNVADTNQPSLTRLGGDVVDVLEQEGAEIVSDAVEMAERRGVSVLTDVVQGDPRSVIVEYASTDEFDFVVMGAHGRRGLGEYVLGSTTDYVVNRSEVPVLTVRSADDATPTYPYTDILVPTDGSDHATEALELAAAFAEQTGARLHLLSVVDEIPEVIDAGTAELPAQLEENVQDVLDEARAAAEGTGIEDVTTTLETGSMPREVTAYADSEGIDLVVMGTHGHTGLDRHLLGSFTERVIRTSSVPVLTTRRGETDESD encoded by the coding sequence ATGTCCACTCGAATCCTCGTTCCGATAGACGGGAGCGACCCCGCGAACGCCGCCCTCGAACACGCGCTTGCCATCGCCGCCGAACGGGGAGCGACGGTCCACCTGCTCAACGTCGCCGACACGAACCAGCCGAGTCTCACGCGCCTCGGCGGCGACGTCGTCGACGTTCTCGAGCAGGAAGGCGCCGAAATCGTGTCGGACGCCGTCGAGATGGCCGAACGACGGGGTGTGTCCGTCCTGACGGACGTCGTACAGGGCGACCCGCGGTCCGTCATCGTCGAATACGCGTCCACCGACGAGTTCGATTTCGTCGTGATGGGTGCGCACGGACGGCGCGGACTCGGGGAGTACGTACTCGGGAGCACGACCGATTACGTCGTCAACCGAAGCGAAGTTCCGGTATTGACGGTTCGTTCGGCCGACGACGCGACGCCGACCTACCCCTACACGGATATCCTCGTTCCAACTGACGGGAGCGATCACGCGACGGAAGCGTTGGAACTGGCGGCGGCGTTCGCGGAGCAAACTGGCGCGCGACTCCACCTCCTTTCGGTCGTCGACGAGATACCCGAAGTGATCGACGCCGGGACCGCAGAACTCCCCGCCCAACTCGAGGAGAACGTCCAGGACGTCCTCGACGAGGCGAGAGCGGCCGCCGAAGGGACCGGCATCGAGGACGTGACGACGACCCTCGAAACCGGATCGATGCCGCGCGAGGTCACGGCTTACGCCGATTCGGAGGGGATCGATCTCGTCGTGATGGGGACCCACGGACACACCGGTCTCGACCGACACCTCCTCGGCAGTTTCACCGAACGGGTCATTCGAACGTCCTCGGTGCCCGTTCTCACGACGAGGCGAGGCGAGACGGACGAGAGCGATTGA
- a CDS encoding metal-dependent hydrolase, translated as MYQEGHSGFNALLYAPFLPLVTSRWSLELALLGALLAVGVANLPDLDQPLPRIRHRGPTHTIWFAVVVGLVAGTGLAAVEPSIPQAFQFGFVIGTGGIVAHLAGDVVTPMGITPFAPVWNAHVTLDWFKSKNSRINRTVLLLGTMALFGSLGLTVAYRGLVLPTG; from the coding sequence ATGTACCAGGAAGGGCACTCCGGATTCAACGCCTTACTGTACGCACCGTTTCTGCCGCTGGTGACCAGCCGCTGGTCGCTCGAACTGGCGTTGCTCGGGGCGTTGCTCGCCGTCGGCGTCGCGAACCTTCCGGATCTCGATCAACCGTTGCCGCGGATCCGCCATCGGGGACCCACGCACACGATCTGGTTCGCCGTCGTCGTCGGACTGGTCGCCGGCACCGGACTCGCCGCCGTCGAACCCTCGATACCGCAGGCCTTTCAGTTCGGCTTCGTCATCGGTACCGGTGGCATCGTCGCTCATCTCGCGGGCGACGTCGTAACGCCGATGGGAATCACACCGTTCGCTCCCGTCTGGAACGCTCACGTTACGCTCGACTGGTTCAAGTCGAAAAACAGCCGCATCAATCGGACCGTGTTGCTCCTGGGAACGATGGCGTTGTTCGGGTCTCTCGGCCTGACGGTCGCGTATCGGGGCTTGGTCCTCCCGACCGGCTGA
- a CDS encoding DedA family protein encodes MHPLQLEESPSWLESMFTSEIGLAVFFGICILEGAMLLRFMPSELVVPAALALIGSTISQAIAIVVLAVVGTTIGQFCLFCLVRRGGRDYVLQKRWFPITESKLDRFDGWFDRWGALAVPVSNTMLFVRGLLTVPAGLSEMDGRSFVVLSAAGSLSFQTILASLYLFGGHLLA; translated from the coding sequence ATGCATCCGCTACAACTCGAGGAGTCGCCGTCCTGGCTCGAGTCGATGTTTACGTCGGAGATCGGGCTCGCCGTGTTCTTCGGGATCTGTATCCTCGAGGGGGCGATGCTCCTGCGGTTCATGCCGAGTGAACTCGTCGTGCCTGCTGCGCTCGCGCTGATCGGTTCGACGATCTCGCAGGCGATCGCGATCGTCGTACTCGCGGTCGTCGGGACGACGATCGGCCAGTTCTGTCTCTTCTGTCTGGTCCGTCGCGGCGGGCGCGACTACGTCCTGCAGAAGCGCTGGTTCCCGATCACGGAATCCAAACTCGACCGATTCGACGGCTGGTTCGACCGGTGGGGGGCGCTCGCCGTTCCGGTGAGTAACACGATGTTGTTCGTCCGCGGATTGCTCACCGTTCCCGCCGGCCTGTCGGAAATGGACGGACGGTCGTTCGTCGTGCTGTCCGCCGCGGGGTCGCTGTCCTTCCAGACGATTCTCGCTAGTCTCTACCTGTTCGGCGGTCACCTGCTCGCCTGA
- a CDS encoding arylsulfotransferase family protein yields MNAQSIPSRARVRSEITRNRLRVALAVLILVSAAAVAANASAGGISTASKESVPNAPATDNHTVVTESGRAGTITAYAPDGEVVYYNNTRTKYFDVDPVDGDPLTIEYAATDTIHTEGPTCGDPPCTRNVIERADLETGDVEVVYERYDYKEYAGEWHDIDRINETHIVVADMVSDQVFVVDTETEVVEWLWDAQSDFPLDGGHSWPRDWAHINDVEYIESGQMEGRIMASLRNQDQVVFLDRQEGLLGNWTLGGENEHDILHEQHNPDFIPESDGGPAVVVADSENGQIKEFQRENGEWNRTWLWEDDRIQWPRDADRLPNGNTLITDTHGNRVMEVNESGGIVWEVGSTLPYEAERLETGDESEGGQSAAALGLESRTPDESGSGGGGGGDGGEGMLSFEPLEYLGGVVEWALPHRIYNALLFASPVWMGSSDFAAIGIVLLTGLTWAGLEVKWQLHDAGVRFRLPMYRQGGE; encoded by the coding sequence GTGAATGCGCAATCGATTCCCTCGCGTGCTCGCGTCCGGTCGGAGATTACGAGAAATCGGCTCCGAGTCGCGCTCGCCGTGCTCATCCTCGTCTCGGCGGCGGCCGTCGCCGCCAACGCATCGGCGGGCGGAATTTCGACGGCCTCGAAAGAGAGCGTTCCGAACGCCCCGGCGACGGACAATCATACCGTCGTCACCGAATCGGGACGTGCGGGGACCATTACCGCGTACGCACCCGACGGTGAGGTCGTCTATTACAACAACACGCGGACGAAGTACTTCGACGTCGATCCGGTCGACGGCGATCCGCTGACCATCGAGTACGCCGCGACGGACACGATCCACACGGAAGGACCGACCTGTGGTGATCCGCCGTGTACCAGAAACGTCATCGAGCGTGCCGACCTCGAGACCGGCGACGTCGAGGTCGTCTACGAACGTTACGACTACAAGGAGTACGCCGGCGAGTGGCACGACATCGATCGTATCAACGAGACGCACATCGTCGTCGCCGACATGGTCTCGGACCAGGTCTTCGTCGTCGACACGGAGACGGAGGTCGTCGAGTGGCTCTGGGACGCCCAGAGCGACTTCCCGCTCGACGGTGGCCACTCGTGGCCCCGAGACTGGGCCCACATCAACGACGTCGAGTACATCGAGAGCGGCCAGATGGAGGGCCGTATCATGGCCAGCCTGCGGAACCAGGATCAAGTGGTTTTCCTCGACCGGCAAGAGGGGCTGCTGGGCAACTGGACGCTCGGTGGCGAGAACGAACACGATATCCTCCACGAGCAGCACAACCCCGATTTCATCCCCGAAAGTGACGGCGGCCCGGCCGTCGTCGTCGCCGACTCCGAGAACGGCCAGATCAAGGAATTCCAGCGCGAAAACGGCGAGTGGAACCGAACCTGGCTGTGGGAGGACGACCGCATCCAGTGGCCGCGGGACGCCGATCGACTCCCGAACGGGAACACCTTGATTACCGACACTCACGGCAACCGCGTGATGGAAGTCAACGAGTCCGGCGGAATCGTGTGGGAGGTCGGATCGACGCTCCCCTACGAAGCCGAACGCCTCGAGACCGGTGACGAGAGCGAGGGCGGCCAGAGCGCGGCGGCCCTCGGCCTCGAGTCCAGAACGCCCGACGAGTCCGGCAGCGGCGGCGGGGGCGGTGGCGACGGTGGTGAGGGCATGCTCTCGTTCGAACCCCTGGAGTACCTCGGCGGCGTCGTCGAGTGGGCGCTGCCACACCGGATCTACAACGCCCTGCTCTTCGCGAGCCCGGTCTGGATGGGCTCGTCGGACTTCGCCGCGATCGGAATCGTGCTTCTGACCGGACTGACGTGGGCCGGCCTCGAGGTCAAGTGGCAACTCCACGACGCGGGTGTCAGGTTCCGTCTCCCGATGTACCGACAGGGAGGCGAGTAA
- a CDS encoding lysylphosphatidylglycerol synthase transmembrane domain-containing protein, with the protein MDERNRRAFIIGAVGTVAVFAVLFFFVGARGVVDSLLSAEPSLVAGTFGLALCWLAAWSLMLRTVLATLGVDIPIGKSFLVYAGAVFANNVTPFGQAGGEPIAALLISKVSDARYESGLVGIASVDVINVVPSISLILVGVAYYATTAALGSRLETAVGSAVALIGGIVIVMVIVWRYHTTIVERLPSVIAPRLGRLDRFDSETLEEDIADRMGRFFENIERVATDRWRLAAVIGLSLCGWLFQTAALTVAFAALGYDVPAYVLLFVIPLANLAGAAPLPGGLGGIEAAFVTLLVPTTGVPASAVTAAVLIFRGAIYWMPVLIGGLSVSTFGVRALR; encoded by the coding sequence ATGGACGAGCGAAATCGGCGTGCGTTTATTATTGGGGCCGTCGGGACGGTCGCGGTCTTCGCCGTACTGTTCTTCTTCGTCGGTGCGCGCGGTGTCGTCGACTCGCTGCTGTCGGCCGAGCCGTCGCTGGTCGCCGGGACGTTCGGTCTCGCGCTCTGCTGGCTCGCGGCGTGGAGCCTCATGCTCCGAACCGTCCTCGCCACGCTGGGTGTCGACATCCCGATCGGCAAGTCGTTTCTCGTCTATGCCGGCGCCGTCTTCGCCAACAACGTGACACCGTTCGGCCAGGCCGGCGGCGAACCGATCGCCGCCTTGCTCATCTCGAAAGTCTCGGACGCTCGTTACGAAAGCGGCCTCGTCGGGATTGCAAGCGTCGACGTCATCAACGTCGTCCCCTCGATTTCGCTCATCCTCGTCGGCGTCGCGTACTACGCGACCACCGCCGCCCTGGGCAGTCGCCTCGAGACGGCAGTCGGCTCGGCGGTCGCGTTGATCGGCGGTATCGTGATCGTCATGGTGATCGTCTGGCGGTATCACACCACGATCGTCGAGCGACTCCCTTCGGTCATCGCCCCCAGACTGGGCCGATTGGATCGATTCGATTCAGAGACGCTCGAGGAAGATATCGCGGATCGAATGGGGCGGTTCTTCGAGAACATCGAGCGCGTGGCGACCGACCGGTGGCGTCTCGCCGCGGTCATCGGGCTGTCGCTGTGCGGCTGGCTCTTCCAAACGGCCGCGCTCACGGTCGCGTTCGCGGCGTTGGGGTACGACGTCCCGGCGTACGTTCTGCTGTTCGTGATCCCGCTTGCGAACCTCGCGGGAGCGGCACCGCTCCCGGGTGGACTCGGTGGTATCGAAGCCGCGTTCGTCACGCTCCTGGTCCCGACGACCGGCGTCCCGGCGTCTGCGGTCACCGCGGCCGTTCTCATCTTCCGGGGTGCGATCTACTGGATGCCGGTCCTGATCGGCGGCCTGTCGGTGTCGACATTCGGCGTTCGGGCGCTTCGGTGA
- a CDS encoding glycosyltransferase family 4 protein: MKISHYFELEDHVTGGIKESVVHQRKMLDHLELSYTTDPSLDADLIHCNLMGPRSVWYAKRAQRRNVPVIANAHVTAEDFGDSFRFTNALAKPLRPYLERAYGLADALVCPSEYNRRLIETYTDVPTTVISNGVDREKLDGFESFESEYRERYDLSPPVVFLVGHVIKRKGLETFVELARRKPELDFAWFGHLDLSLKGRETTALIENAPDNCTFTGFVDDVRGAFAAGDIFCFPTHEENEGIALLEAMAAGKPVLVRDIETFSWLEDGEDCLKVSESGVDGFVEALERLADPAERDRLGSNAARRSEAFSLESVANQYQSLYEEVA; encoded by the coding sequence ATGAAGATCAGCCACTACTTCGAACTCGAGGACCACGTCACCGGCGGTATCAAGGAGTCCGTCGTCCACCAGCGAAAGATGCTGGACCACCTCGAGCTCTCGTACACGACGGACCCGTCGCTCGACGCCGATCTGATTCACTGTAACCTGATGGGTCCCCGCTCCGTCTGGTACGCGAAGCGAGCGCAGCGCCGGAACGTCCCCGTCATCGCGAACGCGCACGTGACGGCCGAGGATTTCGGCGACAGTTTTCGATTTACGAACGCGCTTGCGAAACCGCTTCGACCCTACCTCGAACGGGCCTACGGATTGGCCGATGCGCTGGTCTGCCCATCCGAGTACAATCGGCGGCTGATAGAAACCTATACCGACGTGCCGACGACCGTCATCTCGAACGGCGTGGACCGGGAGAAACTCGACGGGTTCGAATCGTTCGAGTCGGAGTACCGAGAGCGATACGACCTCAGCCCGCCCGTCGTGTTCCTCGTCGGTCACGTCATCAAGCGCAAAGGTCTCGAGACGTTCGTCGAACTGGCCCGTCGGAAGCCCGAACTCGATTTTGCGTGGTTCGGTCACCTGGATCTCTCGCTCAAGGGACGGGAGACGACGGCGTTGATCGAAAACGCGCCGGACAACTGTACCTTTACTGGATTCGTCGACGACGTTCGCGGTGCGTTTGCGGCGGGCGACATCTTCTGTTTCCCGACGCACGAAGAAAACGAAGGGATCGCACTCCTCGAGGCGATGGCCGCCGGAAAACCGGTTCTCGTCAGGGATATCGAGACGTTCTCGTGGCTCGAGGACGGCGAGGACTGCCTGAAGGTATCGGAATCGGGTGTCGACGGATTCGTGGAGGCGCTGGAACGGCTCGCGGACCCGGCGGAACGAGACCGCCTCGGATCGAACGCGGCCAGGCGAAGTGAGGCGTTTTCGCTCGAGTCGGTCGCGAACCAGTATCAGTCGCTATACGAAGAGGTGGCCTAG
- a CDS encoding metal-dependent hydrolase, giving the protein MEIGRVLFLGGAFLTHAFVGYALVRGFTDADPRIGIVFGLLPDADFCFPAAWGWPLVHRGVTHTPLFALTVVAGSYAISRYRETAVAVGLAIGSHLLIDSLSPKGIDWLFPLETTWSPGLPVHSPTATVLLWAVSIGLLRWRATDGRTID; this is encoded by the coding sequence ATGGAGATTGGACGAGTGCTCTTTCTCGGGGGCGCCTTCCTGACACACGCGTTCGTGGGGTACGCACTCGTTCGCGGATTCACGGACGCCGATCCGCGCATCGGCATCGTCTTCGGGCTCCTTCCGGACGCGGACTTTTGCTTTCCGGCGGCCTGGGGGTGGCCGCTCGTTCATCGGGGGGTGACCCATACGCCCCTGTTTGCACTGACGGTCGTCGCCGGAAGTTACGCGATCAGTCGGTACCGAGAGACCGCGGTCGCCGTCGGACTGGCGATCGGATCGCACCTGCTGATCGATTCGCTCTCGCCGAAGGGAATCGACTGGTTGTTCCCCCTCGAGACCACGTGGAGTCCGGGACTTCCGGTTCACAGTCCGACCGCGACGGTCCTGCTCTGGGCCGTCTCGATTGGTCTCCTCCGCTGGCGAGCGACCGACGGTCGCACGATCGATTAA
- a CDS encoding glycosyltransferase, with product MKIGFFTDSYFPEIDGVTYTIKLWREELERKGHEVYVVYPDGDYEPGEREIPVRSLPNPFYAGYRIPLTKRPSSLPDLDVVHCHGPAPIGVLGRYYAWKNDLPTIYTHHTPLEEYFHQSVKLESVAGALSKGYVPLENAFLESFDVVTASTERIERSVEHVQLPVGIDMDFFQPTEADWYPDRTVIGYSGRLSMEKNVHEILRAAEERTEYDFVIVGEGPYRDCLERNAPDNVEIRSFLPREELPIFYSSIDIFLTASTADTLGLSTLEANACGTPVAAADVPPFDRTIGADNGERFEYGTLESMVDAIETCLATDRETRAAVERYSVGYTMDHLEQLYHNVPLARDDAHVETESPWRFSEEERS from the coding sequence ATGAAAATCGGATTTTTCACCGACAGTTACTTTCCCGAGATCGACGGCGTAACGTACACGATCAAGCTTTGGCGCGAAGAGCTCGAACGGAAGGGACACGAGGTGTACGTCGTCTACCCGGACGGCGATTACGAGCCCGGTGAGCGAGAAATTCCGGTCAGATCGCTCCCGAATCCGTTCTACGCCGGCTACAGGATTCCACTGACGAAACGACCGTCGTCCCTCCCCGACCTCGACGTCGTTCACTGTCACGGGCCCGCTCCGATCGGCGTTCTCGGTCGCTACTACGCCTGGAAAAACGACCTGCCGACGATATACACCCACCACACGCCGCTCGAAGAGTATTTTCACCAGAGCGTCAAACTGGAGTCGGTTGCAGGCGCCCTTTCGAAAGGGTACGTCCCCCTGGAGAACGCATTTCTCGAGAGTTTCGACGTCGTCACGGCGTCGACCGAACGGATCGAGCGATCCGTCGAACACGTCCAGCTCCCCGTCGGAATCGATATGGACTTCTTCCAGCCGACGGAGGCGGACTGGTATCCAGACCGGACCGTGATCGGCTACAGCGGTCGGCTCAGTATGGAGAAGAACGTACACGAGATTTTGCGAGCCGCCGAGGAACGGACGGAGTACGACTTCGTTATCGTCGGCGAAGGCCCCTATCGCGATTGTCTCGAGCGAAACGCGCCGGACAACGTCGAGATTCGCTCGTTTCTCCCCCGCGAGGAATTACCGATCTTCTACTCGTCGATCGATATCTTTCTGACCGCGTCGACCGCGGACACGCTCGGCCTTTCGACGCTCGAGGCCAACGCCTGTGGGACGCCCGTCGCAGCGGCCGACGTGCCCCCGTTCGATCGAACGATCGGAGCTGATAACGGTGAGCGGTTCGAATACGGAACCCTCGAATCCATGGTCGACGCCATCGAAACCTGTCTGGCGACCGACCGCGAGACCAGAGCGGCCGTCGAACGCTACTCGGTCGGCTACACCATGGACCACCTCGAGCAGTTGTATCACAACGTGCCCCTCGCCAGGGACGACGCACACGTCGAGACCGAGAGCCCGTGGCGCTTCTCCGAAGAAGAGCGGAGTTGA